A single Gambusia affinis linkage group LG20, SWU_Gaff_1.0, whole genome shotgun sequence DNA region contains:
- the gngt2b gene encoding guanine nucleotide-binding protein G(I)/G(S)/G(O) subunit gamma-T2b, translating into MARDMSDKEILKMELEQLKKEVNTPRTAVSANCADTIAYVEGLLPNDPLIKGVPDDKNPYKGDKGGCSIT; encoded by the exons ATGGCTCGGGATATGTCAGATAAGGAAATCTTGAAAATGGAACTGGAACAATTGAAAAAGGAAGTGAACACACCAAGAACAGCG GTGAGTGCAAATTGTGCTGACACAATTGCTTACGTTGAAGGACTCTTGCCAAACGATCCGCTGATTAAGGGAGTTCCAGATGACAAGAACCCTTACAAGGGAGACAAAGGAGGCTGCTCTATAACATAG